The Dokdonia donghaensis DSW-1 DNA window TTAACTATTTACAAGTAGTGAAAGTATAAAATGCCTTATTAGTTTTTACCTACTTTAGGTCTAATCCCGACTTGAAGATGTTGTTACAAATTCTTCCAGAAGCTGCGCCACTAGTTCTGTGTGTGAGATATGAGACATATGGCCGCTATCTATGATTTTAAAAAATGCTATGTCTTTTTCAAAGTGATCTTTATGAGTTTCTGCATTTATAATCCAGTCTGTAGCTCCTAGTATCATTCCTTGTGCAAAGGGAGCTTTTTTCCAGAAAGTGCTGAGGTCCTCACGTACTTGCATTCCACTATTTGCTGCAATATATCCTTGTACAGGAGTTTTTAACGCGTGATCTAGGGCTTCACTTATTTGATCGTGGTTGTTTGCTTTTGTCTTGGGATCAAAAAGATTTGTAAAAGACATACGTACTAGCTGCTCGTACTGTGTTTTTGCCATCTTATTTGCCCTTGTGCGCAATGCTACGCGCTCATCGTCATCTGGTAGTGGTGTTGAGTTAAGTAAACATAGTGATGTGATACGTTCTGGTTGCGCTTTCGCGAAAGCGAGACCCACATAACCACCCATAGAGTGGCCTACTAGATGCATTTTTTTGATTGCTAGAGTGTTAGCCACTGTTTGTACAGCGGCCGCCATATCTTCCATAGTGTGGACATACCCAGTATTACCAGAAGCGCCGTGTCCCAAAAGGTCAATACAAATGACTCTATGTCGTGATGCAAGTTTACTTTGTATAGCGTCCCACATAGTATGGTTTTCAAGAAAACCGTGAAGCAAAATAATAGGTGTGCCAGATCCTGTATCTGTATAAAAAATGGAAGCACCTTTGTGGTTAATGGTCATTAGTTCTATATTGGAGGGCAAATATCAAGCAACCTATGAGAATGACCAAACAAACCTTCATTACAGCCTTTGCACTGTTCTCTCTTTTTTTTGGCGCAGGTAACTTAATTTTACCTCCATTCTTAGGCTATAATGCCGGGAGCTCTTGGTGGTTAGTACTTTTAGGTTTTATTGTATCTGCAGTTGTGATACCTATACTCGCCATCTACGGGCACGCTAGATTGCAAGGTACAATGCTAGACTTTGCAAAAAAGGTATCGCCACTATTTGCTTTATTATATGGTATAATTGTTTACGCAATCTCTATTGCACTGCCAGCACCTCGCACTGCCTCTGTAACCTATGAGATGGCTATACAACCATATTTTGATATCTCTAGTTTAATTTTAAGCAGCCTCTATTTTACCCTTGTTTTACTTTTTGTGCTCAATAGGTCAAATATGATGGACATTGTAGGTAAGTACCTCACACCAGCCATATTAATTATACTAGCTTTGGTGATAGGTATAGGACTCTTTGCAGAGTATGAGCCTATGCGTGCTTCTATTTTTGACAATACAATTACAAGCGGTATACTTGAAGGTTATCAAACTTTTGATGCTATAGGAGGTGTTGTGGTAGGAGGTGTAATTGTCATATCATTAGGATTTAAAAATAGCACCCCTGTAGAAAATAAGAGAATCATCACACAAGGAGGAATCATTGCTGGCTTAGGGTTGTTGTTTATTTACGGCGGCCTTATCTACTTAGGTGCTTTGCGCAGTGGTGGTCCAGAAATCACAGATCGCACGGCTTTATTATCTTTGCTTAGTGTAGATACACTAGGAGATGTAGGTAGCAGAGTGCTTTCGGTATTAGTTAGTCTTGCCTGTTTTACAACGGCAGTGGGTATTGTCACGGGTACATCAGACTTTGTAAAAGGTATTTTTAATAACTCACAACTTGCATATAACATAACTGCGGTATTGGGTTGTGTGCTGGGTGTGGTAATGGGACAGCTAGATGTAATGTCTATTATAGCCGTAGCCGTACCTGCACTTATGTTTATTTACCCTATAACCATTGTGTTGATTATACTCAATGCCTTACCAGATAAGTGGACAACGGTACTTGTATTTAGGTCTGTAGTGATTGCGACTATTTTATTTAGCGCGCCAGATTTCTGGGCATCACTAGGCTATAGTGAGCAAATGAAGGGTATACAAGAATTTATACCCCTAGGCACGGTAAGCTTAGGCTGGTTAATGCCAGCTGTGATAACACTTATTGCGGTAAATGTTTTTACGCTTTCGCGAAAGCGTACTACTTAAGATTGTAATTTTTTAATGGCAGAAAATGCTCTGTCTACAAGCTCATCTTCTACCAGAATTATAAATTCATTTGTAGTTGAAATTACCTCTTGAAGCGATATACCTTCCCAAGCAAGGCGTTTAAAAATCTGATAATATAAGCCAGCAACAGCTGTGTTACCTTGCGGCAATCGTATACTTATAGCCGAAAGGTTGCCTTGAAAATTGAGTATGTTTTCTGTTTTAAAGTGATCTCTTATGTGCGCCTCCTCACTAGCAGAGCTTATAAGTGTGCTCTCGTGTATACCGCGTGTAAAGGTGTAAAAAACTTGCTGGTTTGTAGCGATGGTACTAAGTATCTGAGCGTGGTTTTGAATGAGAGTTCCAGAGTTTTGAAATGTAAAAACGATTAGTTTTGAGCGTACCGTGATATCACCTAGTCCATTAAGGACCTCCTTGAGTCGCAATGATTTTTGAGTATCTGTAGGAGAAGCATATCGTCTCAACGCCATAAGTATAGCGCCGTCTTTTACAGGCTTTTTAAGCATCTTAGATACTAGCGGATTTAAGTTTTCGGCCAGTGCTGCATAGTTTATTATCTTTTGAGATAATGCTTCTTCTAGGTAGGGCTGCTTTGCAATAATGGCCGCTACGCAATCTGATATTGTATTCAAATCGTTATATAATTAACATTTTGTTCAAAATTAGTCTATTTTCTTCATTTATGCGGTTAGAATGAGTAACAGAAATACATTTGTATAAAAATGTAACCTATGCAAGTATTAAAATTTGGAGGAACCTCAGTAGGATCTATAGAAAATATGGTGTCTGTACGTCATATCATAGACTCACCACAACCTAAGATTGTTGTACTATCTGCAATGTCTGGTACTACAAATGCTCTTGTTGCTATTGCAGCTGCAGCACGAGAAGGTGACGTAGCTACAGCACATAAAACAAGAGGAGAATTACAATCTAGATATGATGATGTTATTGAGCAATTGTTTACAGATAAACATATTAAATCTCTGGTTATAGGATATGTAGATGAGGTGTTTGCAGAGGTAGAGAGAATCACGGTAGAGAAGGAAATCACCTTGCAAATGGAAGAAGCTATTGTCGCTCAAGGTGAGTTGCTGTCTACATTTATATTTTGTCACTTTTTACAACAAGAAGGTCTTAGTGCTGCTTTATTACCAGCATTAGAGTTTATGAGAATAGATAAGGATAATGAGCCAGACCAGTTTTATATACGTCAGAATCTTGACCGCGTGATAGAAAACGCGGGTCAGCATACCATTTACATCACTCAAGGCTTTATATGTCGCAACTATAGTGGTGAGATATCAAACCTACAACGAGGAGGAAGCGATTATACAGCAACCATTGTAGGTGCTGCAATTGAGTCTAGCGAGGTGCAAATCTGGACAGATATAGATGGTTTTCATAATAACGACCCGAGGTTTGTAGAGGAGACAAAAGCAATAGGTGCCCTTTGTTATGATGAGGCGGCAGAGCTCGCTTACTTTGGCGCAAAAATATTACACCCCCAGACTGTACAACCCTTGCGAGAGGCGCGCATCCCTTTACGTTTAAAAAATACAATGGAGCCAGATGCTTCTGGAACCGTAATTACTCACAGGTCACAAGGTGAAGGAATCAAAGCTATAGCTGCCAAAGATGGTATAACCGCACTTAAAATAAAGTCGAGTAAAATGTTACTCGCACACGGTTTTTTAAGCAAAGTGTTTGACGTATTTGCACGCTACGAGACCTCTATAGATATGATTACCACATCAGAAATTGCAGTGTCACTTACTATAGATGATACGAGTAATCTTGATGCCATACTAACCGAGCTTGTACAATTCTCACAAGTTGTGGTAGATGACAAGCAAAGTATTATCTGTCTAGTGGGTAATGCGGTAAACCGTCATCCAGATACGCATAAACTTTTTCAAGTACTGCAAGATGTGCAAGTGCGTATGATTTCCTTTGGAGGGAGTGATCACAACATATCTATACTTGTGGCAACCGAAGATAAAAAACGAGCACTTTCTTTATTACAAGAGTATATGTTTGCAACCCCAGTTGCTTAATTAGAGAATCTAATTAAAACAAAAGCCCATCATTTTTAAAAATGATGGGCTTTTATATGATGTCACTAGATTGTCTAGCTATTCATAAGATCTTCTATTTCTTCTACCGTGATAGGGATATCACGCATAAGGTTAGAGGGTGCGCCAGTTTCTTGTATAACTACATCATCCTCTAGTCTAATCCCAAAACCTTCATCTGGAATATAAATACCGGGCTCTACAGTAAAGACTTGGTTTGCCTGCATAGGTTCGTGTAGTAAGCCATAATCGTGGGTGTCAAGGCCTATGTGGTGAGAAGTACCGTGCATAAAGTACTTCTTGAATGCTGGCCACTCTGGATTCTCATTTTGCACATCTGCCTTGTCTAGTAGTCCTAAACCTAGTAACTCAGAAGTCATAATCTTACCTACCTCTACGTGGTATTGCTCCCATAAAGTTCCTGGTACGAGAAGTTTTGTGGCCTCGTCTTTTACTTTTAATACCGCATTGTAAACAGCTTTTTGTCTATCTGTAAAACGACCACTCACTGGTATGGTGCGGGTCATATCACTAGAGTAATTTGCATACTCTGCACCTACATCCATAAGGATGAGGTCTCCAGCTTTACATTGCTGGTTGTTTTCTATATAGTGAAGTACGTTTGCATTATTACCAGAAGCAATAATAGGTGTGTAGGCAAACTTTTTAGAACGGTTTCTTAAAAACTCGTGTATATATTCTGCCTCAATTTCATACTCCCATACCCCAGGTTTTACAAACCCAAGCACACGACGGAAACCTTTATTTGTAATATCACAAGCCTTTTGCATAAGGTCTAGCTCTATTTGATCTTTTACAGAGCGCAGGCGTTGTAAGATAGGGTTGCTCTTTGCTACACTGTGAGCAGGATACTTTGCTTTCCACCATT harbors:
- a CDS encoding alpha/beta fold hydrolase, translating into MTINHKGASIFYTDTGSGTPIILLHGFLENHTMWDAIQSKLASRHRVICIDLLGHGASGNTGYVHTMEDMAAAVQTVANTLAIKKMHLVGHSMGGYVGLAFAKAQPERITSLCLLNSTPLPDDDERVALRTRANKMAKTQYEQLVRMSFTNLFDPKTKANNHDQISEALDHALKTPVQGYIAANSGMQVREDLSTFWKKAPFAQGMILGATDWIINAETHKDHFEKDIAFFKIIDSGHMSHISHTELVAQLLEEFVTTSSSRD
- the brnQ gene encoding branched-chain amino acid transport system II carrier protein, with amino-acid sequence MRMTKQTFITAFALFSLFFGAGNLILPPFLGYNAGSSWWLVLLGFIVSAVVIPILAIYGHARLQGTMLDFAKKVSPLFALLYGIIVYAISIALPAPRTASVTYEMAIQPYFDISSLILSSLYFTLVLLFVLNRSNMMDIVGKYLTPAILIILALVIGIGLFAEYEPMRASIFDNTITSGILEGYQTFDAIGGVVVGGVIVISLGFKNSTPVENKRIITQGGIIAGLGLLFIYGGLIYLGALRSGGPEITDRTALLSLLSVDTLGDVGSRVLSVLVSLACFTTAVGIVTGTSDFVKGIFNNSQLAYNITAVLGCVLGVVMGQLDVMSIIAVAVPALMFIYPITIVLIILNALPDKWTTVLVFRSVVIATILFSAPDFWASLGYSEQMKGIQEFIPLGTVSLGWLMPAVITLIAVNVFTLSRKRTT
- a CDS encoding aspartate kinase translates to MQVLKFGGTSVGSIENMVSVRHIIDSPQPKIVVLSAMSGTTNALVAIAAAAREGDVATAHKTRGELQSRYDDVIEQLFTDKHIKSLVIGYVDEVFAEVERITVEKEITLQMEEAIVAQGELLSTFIFCHFLQQEGLSAALLPALEFMRIDKDNEPDQFYIRQNLDRVIENAGQHTIYITQGFICRNYSGEISNLQRGGSDYTATIVGAAIESSEVQIWTDIDGFHNNDPRFVEETKAIGALCYDEAAELAYFGAKILHPQTVQPLREARIPLRLKNTMEPDASGTVITHRSQGEGIKAIAAKDGITALKIKSSKMLLAHGFLSKVFDVFARYETSIDMITTSEIAVSLTIDDTSNLDAILTELVQFSQVVVDDKQSIICLVGNAVNRHPDTHKLFQVLQDVQVRMISFGGSDHNISILVATEDKKRALSLLQEYMFATPVA
- a CDS encoding aminopeptidase P family protein yields the protein MKYDLIDNALFIKNRKNFMAQMKPNSLAVFNSNDIYPVSADSTLPFEQHRDIFYLSGVDQEESVLVMFPDCPKEKYREILFVRETNDHIAVWEGEKLTKEKATATSGVKTVLWLQDLEKVFSELMTYADTVYVNTNEHYRASVETETREDRFTKWWKAKYPAHSVAKSNPILQRLRSVKDQIELDLMQKACDITNKGFRRVLGFVKPGVWEYEIEAEYIHEFLRNRSKKFAYTPIIASGNNANVLHYIENNQQCKAGDLILMDVGAEYANYSSDMTRTIPVSGRFTDRQKAVYNAVLKVKDEATKLLVPGTLWEQYHVEVGKIMTSELLGLGLLDKADVQNENPEWPAFKKYFMHGTSHHIGLDTHDYGLLHEPMQANQVFTVEPGIYIPDEGFGIRLEDDVVIQETGAPSNLMRDIPITVEEIEDLMNS